Proteins encoded in a region of the Streptomyces sp. NBC_00513 genome:
- a CDS encoding acyl-ACP desaturase, which yields MTITSPHLGSSEAWTDAKLLFALEEVVEKELNRHLKVTKDWMPHDYVPWSDGRNFPALFEDGEAWDPEQSKVTDIGKIALVVNLLTEDNLPSYHHEIASLFGRNGAWGTWVHRWTAEEGRHGIVMRDYLLASRAVDPDKLEAFRMQHMSEGFESDNRHSMLHSVAYVAFQELATRISHRNTGHQSGDPVCDRMLARIAQDENLHMIFYRNLLGAAFELAPDLTMQAVRDVVVGFRMPGHGMPGFERMAAQMAIGGVYNLRIHHDDVLSPVIRFLKIMDIDGLGPDGQKAQEELGLFMGGLDSEASKFDERLAARAARIAARKG from the coding sequence GTGACAATCACCTCTCCCCACCTCGGCAGCTCGGAGGCGTGGACGGACGCCAAGCTGCTGTTCGCGCTGGAAGAGGTGGTCGAAAAGGAACTCAACCGCCACCTGAAGGTCACCAAGGACTGGATGCCCCACGACTACGTACCGTGGAGCGACGGCAGGAACTTCCCCGCCCTCTTCGAGGACGGCGAAGCCTGGGACCCCGAGCAGTCCAAGGTCACTGACATCGGCAAGATCGCCCTCGTCGTCAACCTGCTGACCGAGGACAACCTCCCCAGCTACCACCACGAGATCGCGTCGCTTTTCGGCCGCAATGGCGCCTGGGGCACCTGGGTGCACCGCTGGACCGCCGAGGAGGGTCGCCACGGCATCGTGATGCGCGACTACCTGCTGGCGTCGCGCGCCGTCGACCCGGACAAGCTCGAGGCATTCCGGATGCAGCACATGTCCGAGGGCTTCGAGTCCGACAACCGGCACTCGATGCTGCACTCCGTGGCGTACGTCGCCTTCCAGGAACTCGCGACCCGCATCTCGCACCGGAACACCGGCCACCAGTCCGGCGACCCGGTCTGCGACCGGATGCTGGCCCGGATCGCGCAGGACGAGAACCTGCACATGATCTTCTACCGCAACCTGCTCGGCGCCGCCTTCGAGCTGGCCCCGGACCTGACGATGCAGGCCGTACGGGACGTCGTGGTCGGTTTCCGGATGCCCGGACACGGCATGCCCGGCTTCGAGCGGATGGCCGCGCAGATGGCGATCGGCGGGGTCTACAACCTGCGGATCCACCACGACGACGTACTGAGCCCCGTCATCCGATTCCTGAAGATCATGGACATCGACGGTCTCGGCCCCGACGGGCAGAAGGCGCAGGAAGAGCTCGGGCTCTTCATGGGCGGCCTGGACAGCGAGGCCAGCAAGTTCGACGAGCGCCTGGCCGCCCGCGCGGCGCGCATCGCGGCCCGCAAGGGCTGA
- a CDS encoding WhiB family transcriptional regulator, producing the protein MSMNTSERPTNAVAAPAWYELALCAQTGPGFFFPEPGSSLRDAKRLCGACEGRVACLEYALANDERFGVWGGLSESERLALRPRH; encoded by the coding sequence ATGTCGATGAACACGAGTGAACGGCCGACCAACGCAGTGGCCGCCCCCGCCTGGTACGAACTCGCCCTGTGCGCCCAGACGGGCCCGGGCTTCTTCTTCCCGGAGCCGGGCTCCTCGCTGCGCGACGCGAAGCGGCTGTGCGGGGCGTGCGAGGGGCGTGTCGCGTGCCTGGAGTACGCCCTGGCGAACGACGAACGCTTCGGAGTCTGGGGCGGCCTCTCGGAATCCGAACGCCTCGCCCTCCGCCCCCGCCACTGA